The following DNA comes from Myxococcota bacterium.
GCGCGGGGGCGGGTGCCGCGGGGCTCTGCCATGCTTCCGGGGCCATGAACCTGATCGCCCACTTCTCGGAGATGGCGCGCAACAACGCCTGGTCCAACCGTCGCCTCCACGCGGCCTGCGCAAAGCTCCGCCAGGAGGAGCTCGACGCGCCGCGCACGAGCTTCTTTCCGAGCCTCACCGCCACGCTGAATCACATCCTGGTGGTCGACTGGTACTACCTGGACGGGCTGGAGGGCGGGGGCCGGGGGCTCGAGACACAGCGGAACCCCGTGCCGTTCCCGCGCCTGGCCGAGCTGGCCGCCGCCCAGCGCGCCGCGGACGCGCGCCTGGTCCGCTTCTGCGATGCGCTCGAGCCCGGAACGCTCGCGCGCGAGGTGACTCTGGACCGGGGCGACGAAGGACTCACGCGCGAGCCGGTGACCGCGGTGCTCGCGCACCTGTTCGTGCACCAGATCCACCACCGCGGCCAGGCGCACGCCATGCTCTCGGGCACGCGCGTCGCCCCGCCGCAGCTCGACGAGTTCTTCCTCGAATACGACCGGGAGCGACGCGCAGGGGACGAGATCGCCTAGCGGAGTCTCTTGTCCAGGAACGCGACCATGCCGCGCACCTGCTCGAGCGCCTGGGGCAGGAACTCCATCTGCGCGAAGCCGTGCGGCATGCCGGGCACGATCACGTTCTCGTGCTCGACGCCCGCGCGCTTCATCCCTGCGGACAGCGCCTTCTGGTGCTCGACCAGGGGATCCGCGTCGCCGCACACGAGATACGACGGCGGCAGCTGCGCGGCGGCATGCACCGGCGAGACGCGCGGGTCGCGCAGGCGCGACAGCGGCGGGTTCTGGCCGAGATAGCCGTAGATCATCGAGTCGCGCAGCGCGGCCGCCACCGCCGGGTCCGTGCCCGGCTGCGCCGTCTCCATGGTGCGCATGGCCTCGAAGTCGAACGCGCCGTAGATCAAGAGCGCCGCGCGCAGCCGGGGCGCGCTCGAGTCACTCGCCAGGTGCGCGGACACCGCGGCCGACAGATTGCCGCCCGCAGAGTCACCACCGATCGCGATGCGCCTGGCGTCGCCGCCCCAGCGCGCCGCGTTCTCCGCGGCCCAGCGCACGGCGTGCACGCAGTCCTCGAAGCCCTTGGGGAAGGCCGCCTCGGGCGCCAGCCGGTAGTCGATGCTGGTCACGAGATACCCGGCCTCGGCGAAGCGCGCCGTCAGCTTGCGGTGCGTGCGCGGGCTGCCGGCGACCCAGCCGCCGCCGTGCAGATACACGAGCACCGGGTGCGGCCCCTTGCCCTTGGGCACGAACACGTCGGCAGTCACGCGCGCGCCGTCGACCTCGCGCACCAGCACGTTCTCGTGCAGCGCGCCGATCTCGGGCCCGCCCGCGTTCAACAGCTCCGCGAACTGGTCCAGCATCTTGCGCAAGCCCGGCACGTCGGACGGCGGGGTGCTCATCATCGCCATCATCCGCTGGAGCATGTCGGCGGGCATCTGCGCGGGTTCCTGAGCCATGGCGGGTCCTCCCTTGGGGTTGCGCCGAGCGTACCACCTTCGAGAAATCGAGACCGCGCGCGCGGTAGACTCCGCCCATGAAGAGCTTTGCAGGGAAGATCGCCGTCATCACCGGCGGCGGAACGGGCATGGGGCGCGAGCTGGCTCGGCAGCTCGCGGAGGCCGGCGCGCACATCGCCATGTGCGACGTCTCGGAAGAGAACATGGCGCAGACGCGCGCGCTGTGTCTCTCGCACGCGCCGCGCGTGCGAGTCACCACGCACCTCGCCGATGTGTCGCTCGAGCGCCAGGTCGTGGCCTTCCGCGATGCCGTGGCGGAGGAGCACGAGACCGACCACGTCGACCTCCTGTTCAACAACGCGGGCATCGGCGGCGGCGGGAGCTTCGTGAACGACGAGCGCGAGGAGTGGGACAAGACCTTCGACGTGTGCTGGGGCGGCGTGTACCACTGCTCGCGCGCGTTCCTGCCGCTGCTCATGAAGAGCCGCGAGGCCCACCTGATCAACACGAGCTCGGTGAACGGCTTCTGGGCGTCACTCGGCCCGCAGTCCGCCCACACGGCCTACAGCGCGGCGAAGTTCGCGGTGAAGGGCTTCAGCGAGGCGCTGGTCAACGACTTCAAGCTGAACGCCCCGCACATCAAGGTGTCGGTCGTCATGCCGGGTCACATCGGCACCTCGATCGTGATCAACTCCGGCAAGATCCTGGGCCGCGACCCCAAGGAGATGAGCGACGAGCAGCTCTCCGAGGCGCGCGCGCGCATGGAGCGCGCGGGCTTCCCGGTGGGCGGTGCGAGCACCGACCAGGTCCGTCAGGCGCTGGTCATGATCGGCGACGCCTTCCGCGACATGGCCCCGATGACCGCCGCCGAGGCGGCGCAGGTGATCCTCCAGGGAGTGCGCGACGAGCGCTGGCGCATCCTCGTGGGCAAGGACGCCGACGTGCTCGACCGCATGGTGCGCGAGTCACCGGAAGACGCCTACAGCGAGTCGTTCTTCCAGAAGCTGCAGTCGAGCGCGGGCTTCACGCTGGGCCGCTGAGCCCCAGCACCCGCGCCCCCTTGCCGAGCGGCCGACTCGCGGCGATCGCCCGCGCCACGTACGCCTTCGCGCCGCGTACAGCATTCTCGAGTGACTCGCCGCGGGCCAGCCGCGCGGTGATCGCGGCCGAGAGCGCGCAGCCGGTGCCGTGCACGGGGCCCACGTCCGAGCGCTCGCCGCGCAGCCACAGGCGCGCGCCGGCGCGCGTGGCGAGATAGTCGTCGGGCGGGCCGTCGGCGTGCCCGCCCTTCACCAGCACCGCCTCGGCACCCAGCTCGAGAAAGAGCGGCGCCGCGCGCTCGGGATCGGTCTCGCCCACGAGCGCCTCGGCCTCGGGAAGGTTGGGAGTCACGAGGGCGGCGCCGTAGATCAGCCGCTCGACCAGGTTCCCGAGCGCGCGCTGCTCGAGCAGGAACGTGCCGTCGCTGGCGCGGAACACCGGGTCCACCACGCGCGGCACCTCCCAGCGCGCCAGCGCGTTTGCGACCGCGAGCACGATGTCGTCGGTGGCCAGCATGCCGAGCTTCAGCGCGCGCGGCCGCAGGTCGGCGAGCACGGCGGTGATCTGCTCCGCGACCACGCTGGGAAACACCGGAGAGAGCCGCCTCACGCCCTGGGTGGTCTGCACGGTGAGCGCCGTGGGCACGGCCATGCCGTGCACGCCGTGCAGCGCGAACACCTGCAGGTCGAGCTGCAGCCCGGCCCCGCCGCTCGGGTCCGAGCCCGCGATCGAGAGCGCCGCGGCCAAAGGTGAGTCGCTCATCTACGAACCGTTCGGCGAGGCGAAGGCCGCCCTGAGCCGAGCCGGCAAGCGCCGCAGGCGCGCGCAGCGAGCCGCAGGCGAGCGAAGCTCACCGGGCAGGAGGAGGGGACATCCACGTGAGCACCACGAGTCGGCCGCCGGAGTGATTCTCCACCCCGTGCACCTCGCCCGAGCCCGCGAGCACGCCTTCGCCGGGTCCGAGCTCGCGCAGGTCGTCGCCCACGCGGAAGCGGCCGCGGCCCTCGACCACGAGATATACCTTGTCGCAGCCGGCGTGGGCGTGCGGCTTCTGTGACTGGCCGGGCTCGAGACAGTACAGGTCGAGGAAGAAGCGCTCGGTCTCGAACAGCCCGACCTTCTTCATCTTTTCGGCCGAGAACGCCCAGGCCGAGGAGTCCCAGCGCACGAGCTTCATCAGGGCGTGTTCACCCACTCGATGTTCGTGCCGACGACCGGCGGCGTCTCGGCGTTGAGCAGCGAGAGCTTGCGCGCGACCAGGCCCGCCACGGTGCGGATCTCGCGCGCGGCCGCCGAGTCCGGGGCCGCGATCACCGTCGGCCGGCCCTCGTCGCCCGAAGTCACCACGTCGGGCTGCAGCGGCACGTGACCCAGCACGTCGGTGCCGAGCTCGCGCGCCGCGCGCTCCGCGCCGCCCGAGCCGAACAAGGTGTGTCGCTTGCCGCAGCCGTCGCACTCGAACCAGCTCATGTTCTCGACGATGCCGAGCACGGGCACGTTCACGCGCTGGAACATCTGCAGGCCCTTGCGCGCGTCGATCAGCGCGACCTCCTGCGGCGTGGTCACGATCACCGCGCCCGCGAGCGGGGCGGTCTGGCAGATGGTGAGCGCGGCGTCGCCGGTGCCCGGGGGCAGGTCGAGCACGAGATAGTCGAGCTCGCCCCACTTCACGTCGGACAGGAACTGGCGGATGATCCCGTGCACCATCGGGCCGCGCCAGATCACCGGCGCGTTCTCGCCCGCGAGGAAGCCGATCGACATGAGCTTGAGCCCGTAGCTCATGAGCGGGTGGATCTTCTTGTCGGGGGTCACTTGCGGGCGGCCCGAGATGTGGAGCATGAGCGGAATCGACGGACCGTACACGTCGCAGTCGAGCAGACCGACCTTCGCGCCGGTCTCCGCGAGCGCGAGCGCCAGGTTCACCGCCACGGTCGACTTGCCCACGCCGCCCTTGCCGCTCGCCACCGCGACCACGTTCTTCACGCCTTCGAGCCCTTCGGGCTTCGAAGCATGGGTCGAGCCGCGCGTCTGAGCCGTCATGGTCACGTCGACGGCAGTCACTCCGGCGAGCTTTGCGACCGCCGCGCGCGCCTCGCCCTCGAAGCGCTCCTTGACCGGGCAGGCCGGGGTGGTGAGCTCGATCGCGAACGCGACCTTTCCGCCGTCGATCCGGAGGTTCTTCACGAAGCCCAGATCGACGATCGAGCGCTTGAAGTCGGGGTCTTGGATGGGGCGGAGCGCGTCGAGGACGTCGCGCTCGGTGACCTGGCTCATCGAGCCCTCCTGTCGTCGGCCGGAAACCCGGGGGGTGTCCGGCGCCGGCGCTTATGGAAGCATAGCCTCGTGCCGAAATCTCGGTCTGGGGTGCGGATGAAGCTGCCGAGCTCGTACGAACGCGTCTGGAAGGTCGTGCGCCGCATTCCCGCTGGCCGGGTGGCAACTTACGGGCAAGTCGCGCGCATCGCAGGTCTTGGAGGCGCGGCGCGGCTGGTGGGTTACGCCCTGCATGCCCTGCCCGACCAGGGCCGCCCGGTCCCGTGGCAGCGCGTGATCAACTCACAGGGGCGGATCTCGGCGCGGCGCTACTCCGGCGGCGACCTGGTGCAGCGGCGCCTGCTCGAGCGCGAAGGCGTGCGCTTCGACGCGCGCGAGCGGGTCGATCTGGCGCGCTTCCAGTGGTCGGGGAAGCGCGCGCGGTGAGTGTGCTCGAAGGCCAGGACGCGAGCTTCCTCTCGCGGGTCAAGAACCACCAGCGCCCGCTGGCGGTCGCCGGCGCGTTGATCTCGCTGTGCGGCATCGCCTACCTGGCGTGGGCGATCCTGCGCTACGACCCCAGCGCCGATCCACGCCAGGACACCGGCTTCGACCGGCCGATCGCGCAGCTCGGCTTCCTGTTCCAGCGCGGGCTGTGGATGGTCGAGAACGCCGAGCCGCAGACGCCGACCGAGCAGCGCCTGCTCCACGGTCTGTCGCGCAACATGCAGTTCTCGGCCGGCATGATGGTGCTGCTCGTGCGCATCTTCACCGGCACGCTCACCATGCTCGCGGGCTTCATCATGATGACGGTCGTGGTGGAGCGCGCGCGGCTGCTGAAGCTGATCAAGCGCCTGCAGGAGTGACTGTCTGACTGTGCCGTCTACGGCACTTCCGACTTGAAGAACGCCGAGAGATCGAGACCCGACACCTTCTCCGCGGCCTTCTCGACCCGATCCGTGGTCACCGTGCCGCCCTCGCCGACCAGGATGCGCACCACGTCGTCGAGCGTCTTCTGGCCGTGGGTGTGCTCGGCGATGCGCTGGTCGAGCGCGCGCAGCACCGTGAGCGAGCGCGCGGTGCCGGCGCCCGAGACACTCCGGCTGCGCAGGTGCGCGGCCTCCTTGCCCTTCTCGGCCTGGAGCTCGAAGGCCTTCGCCAGCCGCTCGGGCGAGATCGTGTGCGAGCGCCCGAGGAGCTGCAGCGAGTAGTACTGCGCGAGCCCTTCGATCGCCCAGTCGCCGTCGTTTCCGGGCCGCAGGCCCAGGGCCGTGTGCATGACCTCGTGCAGCAGCGGGCTCGGGCCGTCCTCGGTGATCAGCGGCCGGTGCGCGTGCAGGAAGAGTGAGTCGGGGCCCGAGAGACCGCCGTGCCACATCGGGTCGGCCGCGCTCACGACCAGGAGCCTCTCGGGCAGCGTGCCGAGCACCTGGCGCAGCACGGGCAGGGTCCAGTGCAGGAGCGCCAGCATGTCCTGGCGGCGCACGCCCATGGTGCGCGGCCCCGCGATCGCGACCTTCACGCCCGCGACCTCTTCGCGCAGCACGCCCAGGTCGCCCGCGATCATCCAGCCCGTGGGGCGCGCGAAGGCGTGGTGGCGTTTCTCGACCTTGAACTCGCCGCTGCGCAGCTTCCCGAAGGGAGTCACGATCGACCAGCTGTCGGGCACGCGCACGCGAAAGCGCGTGTGCGAGCGCGCGCCGTCGGCGGCCTTCACGCGCGCCGGCGGCACGAGGTCCTCGCCGCGGAAGATCGCCCAGGTCTTCGCGCAGCGGGCGTCGTAGCGGCGCGCGTCGCGCAGGTGGTCGATGCGGAACACGTAGGTCAGCTTCCCGCCCGTGCGCGGCGGGGTCCACGTGACGTGCGCGCCCTCGACGTGCACCTGGCCGTCGCCTCGGAACAGGAGGTGACGCTGCGGATCGATGCGAAAGCGCAGCCAGTCGACGTTCTCGGCGCCCTTGCCGAGCTCGAGGGTCACGTGCGCAGCGCGCTCCGTGGGCACGATCTGGGCCTCGACGTGGAAGTCGTAGCGAAGCCTGGCCGTCGCGGGGGGCGCGGAGGGCTCCTGCGCGCCGAGATCGCCGGTCAGCGCGAGCGCGGCCACGAGCAGAAGGTACAGGGCGGCGTGAGGCTTCAAGGCAGCGCTCCGGCGCGCGCGCGGCGCGCGATCTCGCGCCCCAGCGCGATGCGCTCGGGCCAGTGCATCTCGGGCCGCACGCGCCGGTCGACCTCGGCGAGCCGCGGCACGAGCCCCGCGCGGTTCGCGACCTGGATCGCCAGGCCCGGCCGCGCGTTCAGCTCGAGCACCAGCGGGCCGTGGTCCTCGTCGACCACCACGTCGGCTCCCACGTAGCCCAGCCGCGTCTGGTCGCTGGCGCGTACGGCGATCTCGAGCACGCGCTCGAACTCGGGAATCATGCGCGCGAGCACGGCCTCCTGTGTGTCGGGGTGCACGTCGACCGCGCGCCCGTCGCAGACCGCGAAGCTCGTGACTCCCGAATCGAGGTCCACGCCCGCGCCGACCGCCCCCTGGTGCAGGTTGGCGCGGCCGCGCGAGCGGTGCGTGGGCAGGCGAGTCATCGACATGACCGGCACGCCGCGATACACGACCACGCGCACGTCGGGCACGCCCTCCGCCGAGATCGCGCGCAGGTCGCGGTGCACCGACAGCCGCTCCTCGGCGAACGCCACGTCGGGCTGGCCGCCGAGCGCGTACGCGCCCGAGATGATGCTGGCCGAGTGATACGACAGCGCACGGCGGTCGAGCCACTGCCCGCCGGGCCGCAGGAACCAGTCGCCGTCGCGCTCCAGCACCACCAGGATGCCGTTGCCCATCGCGCCGTGCGCGGGCTTGATCACGAACGACGCGTAGGCGTCGAGCTCGCGCAGCATGCCGCGCACCTCGGAGTTCGTGCGCGCGACCGCGAGCACGGGCGCGGTGGCGATGCCCGCGTCGCGCAGCAGGCGCTTGGTCTGGAGCTTGTCGTCCACGCTGGGGTAGTGCGCGCGCCGGTTCCAGCGCGAAGTGTACTCGCCGTTGCGGCGGTTGATGCCGAGCACGCCCATCGCGCGCAGCCGCGACGCGAGACTCATGGTGACTCGTCCTCGAGACCGCGCGCCAGGCTGCGGAAGCGCCACAGCTCCGAGGCGCGGTAGCCGTTGTAACCACCGATCCAGACCAGGATGCCCATGACCGAGATCACGAGCTCCGGGAAGCCGAACATCAGGTGCTCGAGCGCCGCGATGCGGAAGATCGGATACACGCAGATCGCCGCGAAGGTCGAGGTAGTGAGCCGCCGCACGGCCGAGGGCATGCCCTCCTCGGCCGTGGTGATCGAGAAGCGCTCGATCAGCATGGTCATGATCACCACCGGAAACAGCACGCTCGCGTACAGGTCCTTGACCTCGTAGGTGCGCCCGAAGAGTGACTGGGCGGTGATCGCCAGCACCACCACGCACAAGAGCACGCCGAGCCGCGGCACGAGCAAGAGCTGGAGTCTCTCGAGCAGGAGCCGTGACACGATGCCGAGCGCGATCACCGAGCCCACCAGCCCGAGCCCCAGCCCGAGCGGCAGCTCGCGCAGCGCGAGCGAGATCAAAAGCGGCATGAACGTGCCGAACGTGCGCAGCCCGACCAGGTTGCGGATCACCGCGATGATCAGCGCGCCGATCGGGAACACCAGGAGAATGCGCAGCGCCTGCTGCGAGCCCACCGGCAGGCGGTACAGCGAGATCGCCGCCAGGATCGGGTTCGACGGCACCATGAACGACGCCACCTCGTCGGCGCGAAGTGACTCGCGCAGCACGCGGTAGCGCGAGGACAGCGCCTCGAGCCCGGTCTCCTCCACCAGCGTCGAGCTGCCCTTGCGCAAGAGCAGGAGGTCCGGCGGGCGCGCGCCGAAGAAGCCCAGCGAGGGCGAGAGCGAGATCCACTCGCCGCCGATCCAGGCCTCGGCCCACACGGCCTCGCGGCCCTCCTTCTGCGCGCCCAGCCGCAGCCCGGCGGCGATGCGCGCGGGGTAGCCCGCAGCGCGCAGCAGCGCGACCAGGAGCCGTGCCTTCCCGACCTGGCTGCCTTCGCCGGCCGCCAGGGTGAGCAGCGCATCGTCGCTGCCGGTGTTGGCGGTCAGGATCTCGTCGGCGACGTAGCCGAGCAACAGGCGCATCTGGCCCAGGGGGTCGTTGGGGTTCGCGGGCGCGATGTTGCCCAAGAGGTCGTGCAGCTCGGGCGCGTCGGACGGGAAGTGAGTGCTCGAGCGCAGATACTGCTCGGCGATCTCCTTGGGCGGGGCCAGGCCCACGTCGCTGGGCAGCGGCAGCGGCTCTTCGGAGAGCTGCACGCGGAAGGCGTGGGTCAGGTTGTGGACGCCGTCGAACTTGCCGCTCCAGATGCCGATGCGCTGGCCGGTCTTCTCGGTGCGGATCGTGAACACCAGCCGATCACTCGTCTGGCGCTCGTCGAAGATCTCCTGCTGGTTGTCGGAGTCGGGCAATGCCGAGCGCACGCTGCCGCGCTGACCCGAGCCGCGCGCGTCGATCTCGAGCTCCACGCGCCACAGGTTCTCGACGCCGGACGGCCACACCGGCAGGTGCAGCACCAGCGTCTTCCAGGCGAAGATCGCCAGCCCGATCGCGACCAGGAGACTCCCGGTCAAGACCGCCGCGCGATTCACGTCGGCGTCCGCGCGCTAATCGGGCCGCTCCTCGAGCCCGGCGCGCGCGGCGTCCTCGCCCTGATCGACGCTGGGCAGCGCGGCGGGCAGGCTCGTGCGCTGCACTCCGCCCTCGGTCGCGATGTGGAAGGCCGCGTAGCCGGGCATGACAAGCTGGTCGATCGCCACGCCGATGATGCGCCCGCGCTCGGGCGCGCGGATCTTGGTCTTCTGGTTCGAGATCGGATCGAACACGGTGCCGAGCAGCTGCTTCGCCTGCACCATGTCGCCGAGCTGCGCGCGCGCGGCCAGGATCCCGCCCTCCTCGGCGCGCACCCAGCGGGAGCGGAAGTAGATCGCGGGCGCCGGCAGCGCGTCGGCGGCGGGGGGCAGCATGTCGAGCGCGCCCAGGAGCTGGCGCACACCCGCGAGCCCGCGCCCGATGGCGTCTTCCTGGAAGCGCATGGGCTCGCCGGCCTCGTAGGCGATCGCGGGAATGCCCGCGTCGGTCGCGGCGCGGCGCAGCGTGCCGGGCCGGCCCTCGTTGTGGATGGCGAGCGGGCTGCCGAAGGCCTTGGCCAGCGCCAGCACGTCGGCGCGCCGCAGGTCGCCGCGCACCTGCGGCAGGTTGGTGCGATGGAACGAGCCGGAGTGCACGTCGACCAGCAGCTCGCAGTGTCTCACCACGTCGTCGAACAGGCGCCGCGCCAGCCGCGCGGCCGAGCTGCCCTTCGAGTGACCGGGGAAGAAGCGGTTCAGGTCGCGGCGGTCGGGCAGGTAGCGCGAGCCGCGCCGGAACGCGGCCAGGTTCACGATCGGTACACCGATCAGTGTTCCCCGCAGCTCCGCGGCCTGGGTGCGCTCGAGCGAGCGCCGCACCACCTCGACCCCGTTCAGCTCGTCGCCGTGGATGCCGCCGGTGAGACACACCACGCGCCCGGGCTTCGCGCCCGCGACCACGATCACCGGCGTCGAGCTGTCGCCGCCGACCGACTCACCGACCGGCAGCGCCAGCCGCCGCACCTCGCCGCGCGCGATCGTCTGCCCCAGGACCTGGAGCGGCTCGGCGCGGGCGGCCGGCGAGGGCGCCCACGCGAGCGAGCCGACGAGCAGAGCGACGATCCCCCCGAGCCGCATGCCGCGCCGATTGCAGCCGAATTTCGCGGCCGCCGCCAGAGCAGGTTAGAGGCGCGGAATCAGGCTTCCAGGAGTGCCAGGACGGATGCGGTCATCTGCGCCTGCGGGAAGACGACACCCGTGTCCTGCAGGTGCATCGCGCCGACACCGAGCGTCACGATGCTCTCCGCGGCGCGCACCGGATCGAGGCTCTTCTTCACCTCGCCCTTTTCCTGCGCGCGCACGACCAGCTGCGCGAGGCCCTCGGTGATCTTCCGAAACACCTCGCCCCAGCGCTCCTTCAGCTGCTCCGAGCGGCAGATCGCCTCCGACAGGCGGTGCGTGGCGATCGGGTACTTGCCCACCACCGGCCACTCGCGGTGCACCATGTAGCCCGTGAAGCGGTCGACGGCCGTCCTCAGGTCGGTGTCTCCGTTGGCGCCGACCACGCTGGTCAGAATGCCGGTCAACGCCCAGTCCATGACCGCGACGAAGAAGTCTTCGCGGTCCTTGAAGTGCACGTAGAACGCGCCCCGCGTGTAGCCTGCCCGCGCGCAGATCGCGTCGAGGCTCGGCGCGTCGAGGCCGCGCTCCACGAGCTCGATCAGCCCCGCGTACAAGAGCGACTGCTTGGTGGCTTCCTTGGATTCGGCACGGGAGCGGCGCGGGGGTCTCTCGGCGGCGTTCGGCTGCATGTTTCCTTCCTGTGTGGAACGTATGCGGAGCGTAGAACGAGTTCTCATTACCACGCCGCCGCAGGGAGTTTCAAGAAACCCTGACCGGCCGGACCGGGCGAGTTACTCGCTGCGGGACTCCACGCGCAGGTGCACTTCGCGCTGCGGAAACGGGATCTCGATGCCCGCCCCGCGCAGCGCCTCGAGCAGCGCCACCAGGAGCTCGCTGCGCACCCGCGAGCCGATCTCCACGCGGCACCAGATCTGGAGCTGGAACACGAGCCCGCCTCCGTCCGCGAAGCGCGTGAACAGCGCCACCGGCTCGGGCAG
Coding sequences within:
- a CDS encoding DinB family protein, with product MNLIAHFSEMARNNAWSNRRLHAACAKLRQEELDAPRTSFFPSLTATLNHILVVDWYYLDGLEGGGRGLETQRNPVPFPRLAELAAAQRAADARLVRFCDALEPGTLAREVTLDRGDEGLTREPVTAVLAHLFVHQIHHRGQAHAMLSGTRVAPPQLDEFFLEYDRERRAGDEIA
- a CDS encoding alpha/beta hydrolase, with the translated sequence MAQEPAQMPADMLQRMMAMMSTPPSDVPGLRKMLDQFAELLNAGGPEIGALHENVLVREVDGARVTADVFVPKGKGPHPVLVYLHGGGWVAGSPRTHRKLTARFAEAGYLVTSIDYRLAPEAAFPKGFEDCVHAVRWAAENAARWGGDARRIAIGGDSAGGNLSAAVSAHLASDSSAPRLRAALLIYGAFDFEAMRTMETAQPGTDPAVAAALRDSMIYGYLGQNPPLSRLRDPRVSPVHAAAQLPPSYLVCGDADPLVEHQKALSAGMKRAGVEHENVIVPGMPHGFAQMEFLPQALEQVRGMVAFLDKRLR
- a CDS encoding SDR family NAD(P)-dependent oxidoreductase, with amino-acid sequence MKSFAGKIAVITGGGTGMGRELARQLAEAGAHIAMCDVSEENMAQTRALCLSHAPRVRVTTHLADVSLERQVVAFRDAVAEEHETDHVDLLFNNAGIGGGGSFVNDEREEWDKTFDVCWGGVYHCSRAFLPLLMKSREAHLINTSSVNGFWASLGPQSAHTAYSAAKFAVKGFSEALVNDFKLNAPHIKVSVVMPGHIGTSIVINSGKILGRDPKEMSDEQLSEARARMERAGFPVGGASTDQVRQALVMIGDAFRDMAPMTAAEAAQVILQGVRDERWRILVGKDADVLDRMVRESPEDAYSESFFQKLQSSAGFTLGR
- the thiD gene encoding bifunctional hydroxymethylpyrimidine kinase/phosphomethylpyrimidine kinase, which gives rise to MSDSPLAAALSIAGSDPSGGAGLQLDLQVFALHGVHGMAVPTALTVQTTQGVRRLSPVFPSVVAEQITAVLADLRPRALKLGMLATDDIVLAVANALARWEVPRVVDPVFRASDGTFLLEQRALGNLVERLIYGAALVTPNLPEAEALVGETDPERAAPLFLELGAEAVLVKGGHADGPPDDYLATRAGARLWLRGERSDVGPVHGTGCALSAAITARLARGESLENAVRGAKAYVARAIAASRPLGKGARVLGLSGPA
- a CDS encoding cupin domain-containing protein; amino-acid sequence: MKLVRWDSSAWAFSAEKMKKVGLFETERFFLDLYCLEPGQSQKPHAHAGCDKVYLVVEGRGRFRVGDDLRELGPGEGVLAGSGEVHGVENHSGGRLVVLTWMSPPPAR
- a CDS encoding Mrp/NBP35 family ATP-binding protein, coding for MSQVTERDVLDALRPIQDPDFKRSIVDLGFVKNLRIDGGKVAFAIELTTPACPVKERFEGEARAAVAKLAGVTAVDVTMTAQTRGSTHASKPEGLEGVKNVVAVASGKGGVGKSTVAVNLALALAETGAKVGLLDCDVYGPSIPLMLHISGRPQVTPDKKIHPLMSYGLKLMSIGFLAGENAPVIWRGPMVHGIIRQFLSDVKWGELDYLVLDLPPGTGDAALTICQTAPLAGAVIVTTPQEVALIDARKGLQMFQRVNVPVLGIVENMSWFECDGCGKRHTLFGSGGAERAARELGTDVLGHVPLQPDVVTSGDEGRPTVIAAPDSAAAREIRTVAGLVARKLSLLNAETPPVVGTNIEWVNTP
- a CDS encoding MGMT family protein is translated as MKLPSSYERVWKVVRRIPAGRVATYGQVARIAGLGGAARLVGYALHALPDQGRPVPWQRVINSQGRISARRYSGGDLVQRRLLEREGVRFDARERVDLARFQWSGKRAR
- a CDS encoding alpha-L-glutamate ligase-like protein; the encoded protein is MSLASRLRAMGVLGINRRNGEYTSRWNRRAHYPSVDDKLQTKRLLRDAGIATAPVLAVARTNSEVRGMLRELDAYASFVIKPAHGAMGNGILVVLERDGDWFLRPGGQWLDRRALSYHSASIISGAYALGGQPDVAFAEERLSVHRDLRAISAEGVPDVRVVVYRGVPVMSMTRLPTHRSRGRANLHQGAVGAGVDLDSGVTSFAVCDGRAVDVHPDTQEAVLARMIPEFERVLEIAVRASDQTRLGYVGADVVVDEDHGPLVLELNARPGLAIQVANRAGLVPRLAEVDRRVRPEMHWPERIALGREIARRARAGALP
- a CDS encoding UUP1 family membrane protein — protein: MNRAAVLTGSLLVAIGLAIFAWKTLVLHLPVWPSGVENLWRVELEIDARGSGQRGSVRSALPDSDNQQEIFDERQTSDRLVFTIRTEKTGQRIGIWSGKFDGVHNLTHAFRVQLSEEPLPLPSDVGLAPPKEIAEQYLRSSTHFPSDAPELHDLLGNIAPANPNDPLGQMRLLLGYVADEILTANTGSDDALLTLAAGEGSQVGKARLLVALLRAAGYPARIAAGLRLGAQKEGREAVWAEAWIGGEWISLSPSLGFFGARPPDLLLLRKGSSTLVEETGLEALSSRYRVLRESLRADEVASFMVPSNPILAAISLYRLPVGSQQALRILLVFPIGALIIAVIRNLVGLRTFGTFMPLLISLALRELPLGLGLGLVGSVIALGIVSRLLLERLQLLLVPRLGVLLCVVVLAITAQSLFGRTYEVKDLYASVLFPVVIMTMLIERFSITTAEEGMPSAVRRLTTSTFAAICVYPIFRIAALEHLMFGFPELVISVMGILVWIGGYNGYRASELWRFRSLARGLEDESP
- a CDS encoding succinylglutamate desuccinylase/aspartoacylase family protein — protein: MRLGGIVALLVGSLAWAPSPAARAEPLQVLGQTIARGEVRRLALPVGESVGGDSSTPVIVVAGAKPGRVVCLTGGIHGDELNGVEVVRRSLERTQAAELRGTLIGVPIVNLAAFRRGSRYLPDRRDLNRFFPGHSKGSSAARLARRLFDDVVRHCELLVDVHSGSFHRTNLPQVRGDLRRADVLALAKAFGSPLAIHNEGRPGTLRRAATDAGIPAIAYEAGEPMRFQEDAIGRGLAGVRQLLGALDMLPPAADALPAPAIYFRSRWVRAEEGGILAARAQLGDMVQAKQLLGTVFDPISNQKTKIRAPERGRIIGVAIDQLVMPGYAAFHIATEGGVQRTSLPAALPSVDQGEDAARAGLEERPD
- a CDS encoding TetR/AcrR family transcriptional regulator — its product is MQPNAAERPPRRSRAESKEATKQSLLYAGLIELVERGLDAPSLDAICARAGYTRGAFYVHFKDREDFFVAVMDWALTGILTSVVGANGDTDLRTAVDRFTGYMVHREWPVVGKYPIATHRLSEAICRSEQLKERWGEVFRKITEGLAQLVVRAQEKGEVKKSLDPVRAAESIVTLGVGAMHLQDTGVVFPQAQMTASVLALLEA